The segment CCCCGAAGATCTGACCGAGAAGGATATCGAAATGAACGCTGCTCCGGCGACCCGGTTGCATATGCAGAACTTCCTGGAAGCGATCGAAAACCGCGGTCGCCCGATCGCCGACATCGAACAGGGGCATATCTCGACCGCAAGCTGTCTGCTGGCGAATCTCAGCATGGGACTCGACGGGCGCCCGCTGCGATATGATCCGCAGCAGCGCGTGATCACCGGCGACGACGAAGCGACCGCACTGTTGCGAAAGCCGTATCGCGAGATGTGGCGCCATCCGGCCGACGTCTAAAGCCCGAGCAATTGGAGAGCCGCGTATGCCGTACGCGGCTCTCTCCTTTTCTGCGAGAGAAACATGAACGACCCAGGCTTCGACAAATCGCTCGCTCATCGTCACTTTGCCGCCCACTGCTTCAACAGCACATGGGACCTGATCGACAAGACGGAGCGGACCAAGGAAGAAGAAGTGCAGATGCTGCTTCGAGCGGCCGCTTCGGTCTGGCACTGGACCGAGCGGGAAGACTGCACTCCCAAGAATCTCTCGATTGGCTATTGGCAACTGTCGCGAGTTTTCGCGCTCATCGGAGAAGGAAGCCTGGCGACGCGATTCGGCCAGATGTGTTTGGAGGCGAGTCCGGCGGACGATCCGTTTCTGGTCGGCTACGCCTACGAATGTTTGGCGCGAGCCGCCACCGTTCTCGGCGACAAAGGCGAAATGCAGCACTGTCTGGCCGAAGCGAATTTGAGAGCGTCGCATGTCGGCGACGATGACAATCGGGCCGCACTGTTGGCCGATCTGGCGACGATCAGGTCGTAGCCTCTGCGGAGGCGCTGTCGAGCATCATCAGCCAATAGGGACCTTCGGGGCTGGTCGACTGCTCCTCGCAGCGCCACCCGAGCCGCTCGTAAAACTGCAGCGCATTCGCGTTGGCGGTCGAACACTTCAGCCGGGCCGGCCGACCGATCTGGGCCAGACAGGCGTCGAGCAGCGCCCGGCCAACTCCCATCCGCTGATACTCCGGCGCCACGAACAGGTTGTGGATGAAGTTCTCCGGCGGCCACCACGAGACGAACCCCACGATTCGCCGATTCCGCTCGGCGACCCAGATCGGTTCGCCGTCGGTCGCCTGATCAAAATCGTCAAACCGGATCTTATCGTTCGGCATCCAGAAAAACGCCGACCGCCGCGAAGCGTAGAAGATCTTCGCGCAGGCGGGTCGATCCGGACGTCCGGCGACTCGGGTTTTCCAGGGGGAAGCGTCGTTGTTCATCTCTTCATTTTAGCGTGGTCTGCGACATCGACGAGGCGCCACAAAAGTCGCCAAGTGCGCACAAAAAACGCCGCGGTCAGCAATCGCTTCCCACGGCGTGGTGATGGTTTTGATGTTGGTGGAAAGTTACCGGTCGGAATAGACGCGGGTGCTTTCTTCCTTGGTGATCGGCTGCGGGATTTCGTCGCTGGAGACCTGCACTTTGATGCGTTGGTCGCCGGCTGCGATCCCTTTCACTTTGATGCGGAAGGTTTCTTCTCCCTTCGGCAGCAAGCGAGCGAGCGGTTCAAAGACGACTTCGCTGCCGCTGACCAGGCCCTTGGCGGCGCCGCTGGCGTCGACTCCTTGCATCCCCGGCGGCAAGATCGCGGCGACGCGGACGTTGGTGGCGGTCTTCGAGCCTTGGTTGACGACGCGGACGTCGTAGGTGGTGTCTTTGCCGAGTTCGATCGGGTCGGCCTGGTCGACCACTTCAAAGAAGAGGGCGACGATGCCTTCGACCTGAACCAGCGTTTCGTTCTGCGCGGCCAGTCCCATGCGAGCCGAACCTTCGACCCGGATCTTTTGGTCGCCCGCTTCGATCGGCAACGCGGTCAATTCGACCGTGCCGCTTTGCGCCGGGGGCAACTCTTCCAGGTTCCAGAAGATTGCATGTTGGTTGGCGTCATACTGGCCGGCGTTGTTGGCGTCGACGAATTTCATTCCCTTCGGCAAGTAGGTGATCAGGTCGATGTTCTGCGCCGGAGCGGTCCCCGGGTTGCTGATCGAAACCTGGTACTTGGCGGGGCGATCAAGATAGCGAAGCTTCGGACCGACCATCGAAACTTGCAGTTCCGGCGCGATCACTTCGACGTTCAGTTCGGTTTGCGTTTGCAGATTGCCGTCGCCGCGAATGCCGAGGACGTTCTGCGTCTGGCCAGCCTTGGAGGCTTTCAGGACCAGCTCAAGGCTACGGGTCTCGCCCGGCTTGAGGGTGCCGATTTCAAATTCGAGTTCGCTGCCGGCCGGGTGAGTGAAGTTGGCCGGAACGACTTCTTCCAGCACGACGCCGGTCGCAGGACCGGTGCCGGGGTTGCTGACGGTGATCGCGAGCAGGAGGTTGTCGCCGATCAAGACGGTCGGCGCCGCGGTTTGTTCGATGGTCAGTTCCGGTTTGGTGACGCGGGAGCGGACGGTCGCATGAGCGGCGAACGAAACGGTCGCGACGCTACCGACGTCCCCTTCGGTCTGCGGCATCAGTTCCATCGACAGACGTTTTTCTTCGCCGGGAGCGATCTGGCCGATCTTCCAGAGAAGTTCGCCGCCGACGCCCGATTCCGCGACCGGGGTCGTGTTGACCAGCGCGGTACCGGCCGGAACCGAATCGCGAATCACTACGTCATGGGCGGTCGCTGCACCGACGTTCTTGACGATCAGCGAGAAGGTGGCCGCTTTGCCGACTTGGATTTCGGCCGGGGCTCGCTTCTCCAGCGTGATCGACGGTTGTTGGAGGCCTTCGAGTTTGACGTCGCCCGGCTTGCCGCTACCGCTGGCCGCGGGAGCGCCGCCGAGTTGGTTGTCGCTCATCGCGCCGTAGCTAGGAGTCGAGCGCGGCGCCGGATAGCTTTCCGGCGTCACTGGAACGACGCCGCCGATCGAAGCCGGGGCAGGGTAACGGTCGGTCGCGGCCGGAGTCGTACTCGGCATGCTGCTGACCGGCGCGGGAGTCGAGCTGATCGGCGGAGCGCTTTCGCCGCCGGAGCTGCTGAACTGGAAGCGACTGCTCGGCGCCGGCGCGGTCGGCTCGGCGCTGCCGCCGCCAATGGGCGGAGCTGAGAAACGGGGATTCGAAGCGACGGTCGGTACCGGGGTCGGCGTGGTCGCCTCGGCCGCAGCGGCAGCTTCCGGTTCGGCCGACATCGCCGAAGGCATCGGAGCCGCAGCCGGAGTTTCGGCGGCCGGAGTGGTCGCAAATCGCGAAGGCGCCGGGGTCGGAACAGCGGCGGGCGTTGCCGGAGCTGCCGACGGAGTCGGGGTCGAATCGCCGAGCTGGAACCGCGAACCGGTCGACGGCGCGGGAGTCGAAGTTGCAGGCGTAGCGGCAGCCGGAGTCGGCGTGCTGTCGCCGAGGCTGAAGCGGCTGACCGGCGGTTTCGGCGTATCGCCGATCGTCACCGGGGCCGGCGTGGGAGCGGCGCTACTGCCCGAATCGCCCAGGAATCGGCTGGAACCGGTGGTCGGAGCCGGAGTCGCGGCGGCTGGAGTCGGCGTGCTATCGCCCAGCGAGAAGCGATGCGAAGCGGGCGGCGGCGGAGTGGTCGCCGGTTTGGTTTCGGGTTCGTCGTTTTCGTTGTTCGCCCGGACGATCGACGGAACGTAGCGTCCGATTTCTTCCGTGGCGGCGGATGTCGAAGATTCGACCAGGGCCGCTACATTCTCTTGGGCGGCGTCGACCAAGGGCTCTGCGGCAGTGTGAGCCGTCGACAAAACCGATTGCACGATCGCGGCGACGCCCAACGAGGCGACGCTGCCAATAGCGGTAAAGCGGAGGTAGAGATTCTTCATGGCATCCATGCCGGCAAGGGGATTTCTCGATTTGGTGGGTCCGCACTCCTGGCGGGAATTGCTTACCTAACAAAATCGCGATAGCGGGCAAAGATCAATTCAAGAATTGGCCACGCTTTGCCGACATCGTGCGACTGCTAGCGTCGATTGAGGTCGAACAGGGCGTCGAGCATCGCCTCTTGCGTCTTGGCGACGGCGATTAGCGACTTGTAGGCGGTAAGCGAGCTTTGGGCCAGGATGGCGCTGCGGGTAAGCTCGGCAGTCTCGCTGACGTAGTCGGTATCCATCAGTTCGCTGTAGATCGACTGCAATTGAATCTGCTGGTTGGCGAGCAACTCGTAGATGGAGTCTTGCGAGTATTTGTCGAACGCGGCGTATTCGGCTCGGTTGTAGATGATCCGCGACTGGACGCCGTCGAGCGCCTTCAGGGCCGACGCGAGGTCGCCGCTTTCGAGGTCATACTGGCCGCCGGACCGCAGATCGGCCAGCACCCCATCTTCGCCGCCGAGCGTTTCGGCGTCGATCTTGGGGAGATATAGCTGGGACCAAGTGGTCAGGTCCGCGCCGTAGTTGACGTTCAGCGTCTCGCCGCTGAAGACCGGCTTGTTGTTGTAGGTGAGTTGTCCCACCTGATCGATCGCGTCGATGGCGCCGTCGATCTCCAATTGCAACGCGGCCCGCTCGGCGTCGGTCGTCGTGCTGTTGGCGGCGGTGATCAGATTGCCGCGGATCTCGTTGGTGAGGCGCGAGACCTCGGCCAGTCCGCCATCGGCGACGTCGATCAGCGCGCTGGTGCGCAGGCTCGCACGCTGCAGCGCGTCACGCGTCGTGATCTGCGCCTTCACGGCCGCCGCAGCAAGCAGTGCGGCCGGGTCATCACTGGCGCGGTTGATCCGCTGTCCGGTGGAGAGGCGCGCAATCGCATTGAGCATCGAATTGAAGTTTCGATTGACGGCGCTACCGACAGTCAGATAAGCGCTGGAATAGCTGGAGACGGGGTTCATCGGCAAGTCGCCCACCGTGAATGCGCCAAGAAGAGAGAAGAGAACGCTTCACCAGGAAACGTAGCATTCTTGGCGGCATGGTTTTGCCGAAAGTGCCGATTGCGCCGGCGGCGTCTTAAGAAGCGAGGCCGCGGAGAAACTCGGCGAAGTCGACGAACTGGCCGTCTTGAACCCGTTCGACGCGCAAGTTCGCCTCGGGCCAACCTAGCGTGCGCACCAGCTGCTCTAGTGGCGCTGCAGAGTAGACGCCGGTCAGATCGACCCGGAGGACATGGTCGTCTCGATCGTAGACGACGCCGTCGAGTTGCCAACTTTCGTCGTCGGCGACCCAGACGAACGATCCGTCCGGTTCAAAGAACATCCGCGGCCACTCGGACCAGATCGCTTCGACTTGTTCGAAGCTGACCGGGAACAATCCGGATGTCGGATCCGGATGAAGCGAGATCGGAAAACTGTCAATCAAGATTCGGTTCCGACCTGATCGTTGAGCCAGCTGAGGTAGTCGATCGAGCCATGGACGATCGGCACGGCGATTAGCTCGGGGACTTCGTAGGAGTGGATCTGTTCAATCGCGAGGGCGATCTCTTTGAAACGTTTCGCTTCGGTCTTGATGATGCAAAGAACTTCGTCCGATTGGGCGATCTTCCCTTGCCAGTTGTAGACGCTGCGAACGCCGGGCATGATCTGCACGCTGGCCGCAAGTTGTTGGCCGACGAGCGCGTCAGCGATGTGCTGCGCTTCTTCCATGCTCGCAGCCGTGGTGTAAATGATGATGGCTTCCATGATTGGAAACTCGCCGTTGGAGGGGACGAACGAGGAAGGTGGGTTACTTCTAATAATCTACTCTTCTAATAGGCGATCCCCCAGCGATTCCTGGCTGCGGATTGCCGAACCCCTTGGGGCGGTTTCTTAACGAGGGAGCGATCTAGTGCGCGAATCGAGAAGCGCCGCTTCCCGACTGAAAGAAGTGGGGGCGATCCATTTTCGGCGATTTCGACGAGGAAATCGACCCTATTGGCGAAGCCGTTTCGGCTCCATCGATCCGCACCTGGCGGATTGTCGAAGAAGCGGACCCGAGCATGGTCGACCAGGTCTCGTACGGACGACCATGACGTTCGTCCCCCTGGTAGAAGGCCAACAGATTAATCGAATCGCTGGCGACCAGTTGTCCCCCAGGTTGGGCCAACGTCGCCGCATCGTAGGTGCGGCGCCACGATCCGCTGTTGAAATAAATCTGATTCAGCACGAATCCGTCGGCGTAGCTCGCTTCCATCGGGGTCGCCACCGTGCGGTGCGTGTGACCATACACGACGTACTTGGCGCGACGATTGCGAAATTCCGATTCGGTGAGCGCGTTAGCGAGCAGCGAATCTTCGTGACGCAGTTCCGCGTTGCGATGGAGCAGGAACTGGCCCGCCAACTGATCGATGTTGATCGAATCGCTCCAACGTTGCGAGCGAAACCAGGAGGCGTCCAGCATCTGTTCGATCTGCTCATCCCAGAGGGTCCGCAGTTCGTACTGCAGCGATCGCTTGGCGCCGCAGCTGCGCTGAATCGCGTTAACCAGCATCGTAGGCATGATCGTCAGCGGGCGAACGTCCGTCAGCTCTTCGAGCGCCAGGATCAGATCCAGCGGCAGCTCTTTGCCGAACTTCTCCGCCGCCGATTGGACGAACCGCATCGCTCCTTCGATCACGATCGCATCGGCCAGGCTGCTCTCATCCCGTCGCCCGCGAAAGCTGAGCGGATCAAAGATGTCGCCATGGCGAGCGTAGACGCGATGTTTCGAAAGGGTGCGGGCCAACTGCGGGCACTCGCTCGGATCATGTGGAAACGGAGCGTCGGGTGCGTTGGTCAGTCCCATCGCCTGGCAGATCTTGCGACGAATCGCGGTTATCGCGTCGCCGCTGCGATAGAGAAGCCAATCGGCGTCGCCGACCATGTAGTAGAGACGTACCGGAACTGGTTGCAGCGGAACGTCGAACGCCGGCTTGCCGTCGTTGGTCGCCATCGGAATGCGAATCGCGCCTCGATTGGCGAGCGACTCGAGCATTTCGATCGATTCGTGGTTGTGCTGGAGTACGTCGTCGACGATCGTCGCCGTTTGTTCGGCGGTTGCGACGGCGCTTGACCAGGGACGGACCAGGCCTGACAGCCAGGCGGCGCTGTTCACCAGATCCAGCACGTCGCCCAGCAGAACGATGTCGATTCCGTCCAAGGGGCGATAGCGATCGTCGGACCGCCATGAGGCGCGGACCGCCATATCCTGCATTCGTTCGACGAACATCCGAAACGCATCCGCATCAAGCGTGCGCGCCGTCGTTCCATCGGTCAAATGAAGATCACTGACGATGACGAGCATTTCTTACCCCCTTTCTGGAATTCGCGAGCTCCCCGCGCATAACCCGTCGTCATTTTTCGGAATCCGGTCGTATCGAACGTGAAGCATATTCCGAGAAATCGGCCGACAATCAGCGCCAGAGCGACTTACAATAAGGAAACAGCCCGTTTTTGCTAGCAAAGCCTGTGATGCACGCTTCGTCCCCAGCGCAATTTCGATCTGCTCTGCTGATCTTCGCCCTGTTTCTGGGTGCGATCTTGCTAGCATGCGCCTGGACCGCGGCTGATGGTCCGAAAGTGACTCGCGTCTCTCCACCGGTCGACTTGCCGCAGCTAGTCGCCGCCGACGGATATGTGGGGTCGAAGTCGTGCCTGGAATGTCACGCGGCGCAGTGCAAATCTTGGGACGCGTCGCATCATCGCCGCATGACGCAGTTGGCCGATAGCGAGTCGATCCTGGCGCCGTTCGATGGACGGACGATGACCCTTTACGATCAAGACTATCGCGTCTTTGAGCGTGACGGTCAGCACTGGATCGAGATGCCGAACGTCTATGGCGACGCCGCAGCGACGCCGCGAATCGAACGTCCGATCGTGATGGCGACCGGTTCGCACAACGAACAAGTTTATTGGTTCCCGA is part of the Blastopirellula sediminis genome and harbors:
- a CDS encoding DUF11 domain-containing protein; the protein is MKNLYLRFTAIGSVASLGVAAIVQSVLSTAHTAAEPLVDAAQENVAALVESSTSAATEEIGRYVPSIVRANNENDEPETKPATTPPPPASHRFSLGDSTPTPAAATPAPTTGSSRFLGDSGSSAAPTPAPVTIGDTPKPPVSRFSLGDSTPTPAAATPATSTPAPSTGSRFQLGDSTPTPSAAPATPAAVPTPAPSRFATTPAAETPAAAPMPSAMSAEPEAAAAAEATTPTPVPTVASNPRFSAPPIGGGSAEPTAPAPSSRFQFSSSGGESAPPISSTPAPVSSMPSTTPAATDRYPAPASIGGVVPVTPESYPAPRSTPSYGAMSDNQLGGAPAASGSGKPGDVKLEGLQQPSITLEKRAPAEIQVGKAATFSLIVKNVGAATAHDVVIRDSVPAGTALVNTTPVAESGVGGELLWKIGQIAPGEEKRLSMELMPQTEGDVGSVATVSFAAHATVRSRVTKPELTIEQTAAPTVLIGDNLLLAITVSNPGTGPATGVVLEEVVPANFTHPAGSELEFEIGTLKPGETRSLELVLKASKAGQTQNVLGIRGDGNLQTQTELNVEVIAPELQVSMVGPKLRYLDRPAKYQVSISNPGTAPAQNIDLITYLPKGMKFVDANNAGQYDANQHAIFWNLEELPPAQSGTVELTALPIEAGDQKIRVEGSARMGLAAQNETLVQVEGIVALFFEVVDQADPIELGKDTTYDVRVVNQGSKTATNVRVAAILPPGMQGVDASGAAKGLVSGSEVVFEPLARLLPKGEETFRIKVKGIAAGDQRIKVQVSSDEIPQPITKEESTRVYSDR
- the cutA gene encoding divalent-cation tolerance protein CutA; amino-acid sequence: MEAIIIYTTAASMEEAQHIADALVGQQLAASVQIMPGVRSVYNWQGKIAQSDEVLCIIKTEAKRFKEIALAIEQIHSYEVPELIAVPIVHGSIDYLSWLNDQVGTES
- a CDS encoding flagellin: MNPVSSYSSAYLTVGSAVNRNFNSMLNAIARLSTGQRINRASDDPAALLAAAAVKAQITTRDALQRASLRTSALIDVADGGLAEVSRLTNEIRGNLITAANSTTTDAERAALQLEIDGAIDAIDQVGQLTYNNKPVFSGETLNVNYGADLTTWSQLYLPKIDAETLGGEDGVLADLRSGGQYDLESGDLASALKALDGVQSRIIYNRAEYAAFDKYSQDSIYELLANQQIQLQSIYSELMDTDYVSETAELTRSAILAQSSLTAYKSLIAVAKTQEAMLDALFDLNRR
- a CDS encoding GNAT family N-acetyltransferase, giving the protein MNNDASPWKTRVAGRPDRPACAKIFYASRRSAFFWMPNDKIRFDDFDQATDGEPIWVAERNRRIVGFVSWWPPENFIHNLFVAPEYQRMGVGRALLDACLAQIGRPARLKCSTANANALQFYERLGWRCEEQSTSPEGPYWLMMLDSASAEATT